Proteins from one Drosophila gunungcola strain Sukarami chromosome 3R, Dgunungcola_SK_2, whole genome shotgun sequence genomic window:
- the LOC128266521 gene encoding histone-arginine methyltransferase CARMER, with protein sequence MSSLRPEEPHSQPRKLATAAAVCPLSNCQFSGVVISAIADEQKLEFANKYKGSCTLLCSYDSQGVVLRVVDDEDHSHVLKEYMIAADTDAAQMGRRSYAVSLDADNLVLRFASDQDQQLFRKVVENVKHLRPKSVFSQRTEESSASQYFQFYGYLSQQQNMMQDYVRTSTYQRAILGNAVDFQDKIVLDVGAGSGILSFFAVQAGAAKVYAIEASNMAQYAQQLVESNNVQHKISVIPGKIEEIELPEKVDVIISEPMGYMLYNERMLETYLHARKWLKPHGKMYPTHGDLHIAPFSDESLYSEQYNKANFWYQSAFHGVDLTTLHKEGMKEYFRQPIVDTFDIRICMAKSVRHVCDFLNDKEDDLHLIDIPLEFHILQTGICHGLAFWFDVEFSGSSQNVWLSTSPTAPLTHWYQVRCLLPMPIFIKQGQTLTGRVLLEANRRQSYDVTIDLHIEGTLISSSNTLDLKNPYFRYTGAPVQAPPGTSTQSPSEQYWTQVDTQGSRNSSSMLNGGLSVNGLGDGMDITHGLMHPH encoded by the exons ATGTCCAGCCTGCGACCCGAGGAGCCCCACTCGCAGCCCCGAAAActggccaccgccgccgccgtttGCCCGCTGAGCAATTGCCAATTTAGCGGCGTGGTGATCAGCGCAATTGCCGACGAGCAGAAGCTGGAGTTTGCCAACAAATACAAGGGCAGTTGCACGCTGCTCTGCAGCTACGATTCCCAGGGAGTGGTGCTCCGCGTGGTGGATG ATGAGGACCACAGCCACGTGCTCAAGGAGTACATGATAGCCGCCGACACGGATGCCGCCCAGATGGGCAGACGCAGCTATGCCGTCTCTCTGGACGCGGACAACCTCGTGCTGCGGTTCGCCAGCGACCAGGACCAGCAGCTCTTCCGGAAGGTGGTGGAGAACGTCAAGCACCTGAGGCCCAAGTCAGTGTTCTCGCAGCGCACCGAGGAGTCGTCCGCCTCGCAGTACTTCCAGTTCTACGGCTACCTCAGCCAGCAGCAGAACATGATGCAGGACTATGTGCGGACGAGCACCTACCAGCGGGCCATACTGGGCAACGCGGTGGATTTCCAGGACAAGATCGTCCTGGATGTGGGCGCCGGATCTGGCATACTGTCCTTCTTCGCCGTGCAGGCGGGGGCGGCCAAGGTGTACGCCATTGAGGCCTCCAACATGGCCCAGTACGCCCAGCAGCTGGTCGAATCGAACAATGTGCAGCACAAGATCTCTGTGATACCGGGCAAGATCGAGGAGATCGAGCTGCCCGAGAAGGTGGACGTGATCATATCGGAGCCCATGGGCTATATGCTGTACAACGAGCGCATGCTGGAGACGTATCTGCATGCCAGGAAGTGGCTGAAGCCGCACGGCAAGATGTACCCCACGCACGGCGACCTGCACATCGCCCCGTTCTCCGACGAGTCGCTCTACTCGGAACAGTACAACAAGGCCAACTTCTGGTACCAGTCGGCCTTCCACGGCGTCGACCTGACCACGCTGCACAAGGAGGGCATGAAGGAGTACTTCCGCCAGCCCATCGTGGACACCTTCGACATCCGCATCTGCATGGCCAAGTCGGTGCGGCACGTGTGCGACTTTCTCAACGACAAGGAGGACGACCTGCATTTGATTG ATATCCCCCTGGAGTTCCACATCCTGCAGACCGGCATCTGTCACGGGCTGGCCTTCTGGTTCGACGTGGAGTTCAGCGGGAGCAGCCAGAACGTGTGGCTCTCCACGTCGCCCACGGCACCGCTGACGCATTGGTACCAGGTGCGCTGCCTGCTGCCCATGCCCATCTTCATCAAGCAGGGCCAGACGCTGACCGGCCGAGTGCTGCTGGAGGCCAACCGGCGGCAGTCGTACGACGTGACCATCGACTTGCACATCGAGGGCACGCTGATCTCGTCGAGCAACACCCTGGACCTGAAGAATCCGTATTTTCGGTACACGGGGGCGCCGGTCCAGGCGCCACCGGGGACTAGTACTCAGAGTCCATCTGAACAGTACTGGACGCAAGTGGACACACAAGGATCGCGCAATT CTTCTAGCATGCTAAATGGGGGGCTTAGCGTGAACGGATTGGGTGATGGCATGGACATCACCCATGGACTTATGCATCCGCACTAG